TCTCTCTCCCCGCACAGAGCCGCTGCTTGACTCGGTCTCTCTCCCCGCATGACTCGGTCTCTCTCCCCGCGCAGAGCCGCTGTATGACTCGGTCTCTCTCCCCGCACAGAGCCGCTGCTTGACTCGGTCTCTCTCTCCGCACAGAGCCGCTGTTTCGTGGATCACCGCAGGGTGAAGGTAGTGGCGGGATCGGGGGGGAACGGAGCCTCGTCCTTCCACAGCGAGCCCCGGAAAGAGTGGGGCGGACCGGACGGTGGAAACGGAGGAGCCGGAGCAGACATCATCATCAGAGGTCACGATTAAACCATGGATTacacacttattattattattattatttattgtcagCTGAACCTCCtttgtcatgaaaatatttatttgaagtaccctatgagattttaagtttagtTAAATTATCTAACAACACAGACGTTCATGGTTCTCTAATATACACCcactactgtaaaaatacagttgtgctgtaaaagaataaatatttaaatgtacagtgGAAAACTTTGCTTTGGCTTTAAAATGGACTCAGACCTCTTTTTAGAAGTGATAGTGTCTCAGTCTGtgtcacattattattattatcttacatctgcacagtaaaaataaaatcttcataattatattttactctGAAGTAGTGTAATTACAATACTATATCTTAATTTCTTCACTTGTAAGCATTAAACCCTCGAGCTCTTGGTGTAAACCTGCTGGGTGACACACATCCTCAGAGACGCAACTGTTCTGCTGTCAGTCGTTAACCAAATCAAGCAAAAATAGTCAACATTGACAGTATTGTGTCTACAATGTGAACTATCTTTTTACCACAGTATGTTTCTTCTGTGTGTTGTGTTCATTTGCTTTGGTTTCTCAGCGAgattctctcacacacagacgGGTGTTACCGTTATCAGTCGCCGTTTACACCAAATCAAGGTCAGGCTATCTTTATTAGCACCCGAAGGTACACGAGATTCAGCAATTCATACTTAAAGAGTTAGTTCAcacgaaaatgaaaattagcctgcgTTTTACTCCCCCTCAGAGcatatatgactttctttcagacgaatccaatcggagttgtATTAAAAGTTGTTCAAGCTTTATAACGGCAGTGGGTGGGTGATTTTGTTtaacagtccaaaagtagtcaaataaagttACCCTCTGCCATAATAAAGCTTTGAAGAGCCAGgaccatttttaatataattcgGATTggatctgaaagaagaaagtcatacacctaggatgccttgagggtaaaacatgggctaattttcatttttgggtgaactaaccctttaaaacagtccataaaacatcaaacataCTATAAACATTATAGAAAAATATCCAATATatccaaaaacataaaaaacccCTAAGAGAAAAGGTCATGACAATGTGCCATCACACACCCCTAAAAGGATACAATTCCATGCATAGCAAAGAATATCATCTGCtgctatttttattcattaattcgATCTGCAGGTACGAAGGTTTTCCTGTCGTCTAGTTCTAGGGAACACAAACCAGAGCGGAGGAGTCGAAACTCAGCATGTAAAGGGAGGGAACAGTCTCTAATAATAAAACTCACCTTATTCTGCAACTGGACCTGCTAAGTTAGGTTGTGATTCACCTACAGTCTGACAATTTGGTTTAAAGAATTTTTGTTCTTCAAAGAGAAACTACCAAACCATGACACAAGAGAATATGACGAGACCGATTCATTAAAAGCCCGATAAAAGAGAGTCATCATGGATTTATCATTGTGAAATCTGGACGGCTTTCTGTGGCAAAACAGACGCTGATGTCCCTTTTTACACACAGACTCCCAGTTCTTTTCAAAAGTCAGTTCAGAATCTACGACTGTCCCGAGATATTTGTAGTATAATGTAATAAAGTCATTCTCGCTGAAATTTCTGTGCTTCCCTAGTTAGATGTTTTCATCAGGTTAACTGCCCCTTCAAAAAAACATACGACGCAGCACTGGTTACGTaattggttttgtctgtgtaacCTTCAAGAATGTGACGTGGATGCGCCTGAGCTCAATTTCAAATGTCGTAGCAGGGTTTTCAcaaagctgtttttttgttctgttttaatGGGGTGTTGAATGTAGATTGTTAAAAGAATAagcataaataaacaacaacaacgagGTCTGGCGCTTCATTTCTAAAATGTTGCGTAGAAACCGTCCTGCATTTGATCGAAGATATTTTCTCAAATGTTCGTGTGATGCAGAGAAATGAACGGAGGTGTATTTGTATATGctttataaagttatttatattaaaagaattatatttaaataattttttggcAGGTGGCAAGAATCGCTTGTGTTTCCAGATGCCTGCAGTACTGTGGCTTTGCTGCATGGAAGAGTGTGTGCGTCTGCTTAGAGCCTGACGTGCTGCTAGACACTCTTCCATTTGAATAAATCTGAATGCATCCAGCTAACTATCTGCAGCACCTTTCCCGTCGCTCTTCTCTGCAGTGAACCGGCAGGTGAAGTCACTGTCCTCTGTGTCAACGGTGTATCGTGGAAAAGATGGAGAGGCAGGAAGCAGTCAAAACTGCTTTGGACGCAATGCCAGCCCCACCTACATCGCAGTGAGTTTCCCTCACAAACACATGCAGGATCTCGTGTGTGAAGTCACGTGTGCCGAGTAACGCTTTGAACGCAGGTTCCTGTCGGCACGCTCGTCAAAGAGGAGGGCAGGACGCTGGCAGACCTCTCGCAGCACGGCCAGCTGTATACGGTGGCGTACGGAGGTGCGGGGGGCAAGGGGAACCGCTTCTTCCTGTCCAATGAGAACAGAGCGCCCCTGACCGCCACGCCCGGAGAGAAGGGCCAGGAGCGCGTGGTTCAGCTGGAGCTGCGCACCATGGCCCACGCCGCACTGGTCAGTGCTAAACCACTCTCCAAAATCATGTCCTTCCAGACCTGTATGcacttttcttttctctggGACATAAAGGAAGATATtatgaagaatgctggtaatcaatcAGTTGTTTGCCACCATTGACGTCCACAGTAGGGAAAAAGTACTCAGAAACACCATGGAAGTCAAAGGTGGCCAACAGCTGTTTAATTACCAGCATTCTTTATAATAGATTTCTTCAACAAGTTCatcataagaaagaaacttacacaggtttggaacgacagaagggtgagtaaatgatgacacaattttttattttggggtgaacttgGAAGACCAATGGTTAATTTTAACGAACCTCAAACAGTCagaataattacatttcaccatataaaaatgaggttgttacaatttttacagatgttactgtttttgataCAAGTCAAGCTACTGTCAAATGTGCTTTTCTACGagacaaaaaatgtaatattattattgcagCCTGCACTGCTGAAGATGCACGTCATCTAAGCCGTTCAATACAAACCTGTTTTATGATTTTTCACTCATCAGAATGTctctaggttacgtatgtaaccatggttccccgagggaacgagacgctgcgccAAAACGCCCCtgcgtgaccacgctctgaatcACGTGTGAAATCAGTCCAATAGAGTGGCGAGACGTCACGGTGACGTAGAGACCAGGAAGCTTTAAAAACACATGCGGTGGAACAACAGTCTCTGAAACAGTTTGACAGCGAGTGACCGACGCAGATCTTTGATGTCGTCGGCTTGCACTGCCTCACCCTCATCAAGCTCCTTAAGCAGGTTAGCTTGATAAGCCTGCAACACTGCCGTAGTGTGCAGACAAGCACCAGCCTGACCTGCTGTTGAGTACGCTTTGCCCATCATAGTCGAAGAGGTTTGAAGAGGCTTGCAGGGCATGCCGGGGCCTTGAGGTACGATGCAGTGCCGGGAGACAGATAGCCTGCAAGTCACTACCTCCAGAAGCTCCTCGTACTGGACGGACTGGTGTGCAGAATCCACAGTCTCGTCTGGTTCGGCGCTCTCCACATCAGCCTCCTCGGAGAAAGATGGGTCGAGCCCTCTCCCTGGATCTGGTGGACGAGGGAGAAGAATGGGGAAGACCCGTCTCCATCCCCTCCACCAGATCCATCTGTGTACCCCACGACGGAAGCCGCCGCTCAAAGAGCGCCCTGCGGGAGCGGAGCGCCTGCAGCGAAAGCTCCCTCGAGAGCTGACTGTGTGTGCTCTGCTccaaacaaacaacacacacactgtgcGTATCCCCACCCGTAGTGAAGCCTGAATGCCTGCTTGTCTACCACTTTCTTAGCCTTAATGACTTTAAGCAAGAGACATATAACAGTAAATAGGACAAACACTCGCAGAGCACTTACTGAACAACAGAAGCTGCCGCTGCATCCACCGCATGTGTTTTTAAAGTCTCTACGTCACCGTGACGTCTCGCCACTCTGTTGGACTGAtttcacacctgattcagagcgtggtcacgcaGGGTCATATTCCGACACAGCATTTTTCAATTCATAGTTTTCAGTCACGCGACCGGCTCGAAGACCTGGAGGGCAAAACATCCATAGAACTGCAGGACAAGCCTTTCAGTTTTCCTTCTGTTTCTCTGCCGCAAATATTTAGATCACctctcaaaagaataaaacaaaggtaTGTGAACACAATGCAAGCTTTGGCCATTTGTAATTCATATTAAGCACCCGCACAATATTTCAATCATTAAACAGTGAGACAAAACGTTGTAAAAACACTTAAGTGCaggtaatatatttaaaagagtaATATTCTCTATATTAATGTTTACATAGGCAAGCAGATGAGGCTGGAATATGAACGCAATCCGCTTAATGCTTCAGTGTTTTCCTTCTAATAGTTTTCTTTGGCAAACCATTTAACGTGCAACTTTGCAcattgtgtttaaattcttGGTTCATCTTCTTGCctgtacaaaatatacataatcAATAAGGTGTTTACGGAATTTCACCTTTTAATATCTGTGTTTTACTACATTATTACTTGATGCAATCTGTGTAAAAATGACTGGCGTTCAGTGGAGCAAAGCTTGGTTTTGCCCTCCAGGTGGCGTTCCTGTGTGACGTCACGTGAACACTATcaattaagatttattttgttaatgaaAAATGACAGCAAAAGTATAAAGAATTCAAAAACGTGAAGTGTTTGTCATGTTCTGACCATAAAGAGCAGTTTAAAACCACAATTAACCATctggtttctacaactttcacttaGGAGCTGCTTTTAAACTTTAGAGAAATAAAGATTTGAAATTCATTGTGATAATTATCGATATCGACTGATATGAAAAattttattgtgatatttttttttgccCATATCGCCCAGCTCTATGACAAAATAATAGCTAAATTTGCACGTGGCGCTAATGATGTTGGTAGTGACATACAGGTAAACACATTCAtatgtattcatatatattcatataatgttctcatcattcactcacccttGTGTCGCTCCAAACCTGTGTACATTTCTCTCTTATGTTGACctcaaaagaagatattatgAAGAATGCTGTTGgtcaccattgacttccacagtatttttCCCCTAATATGAAAGTCAATGGTGGCCaacaactgtttgattaccagcattcttcataATGTCTTCCTTAGTGTGTATATGTAATAAGAAAATTACTGTTTGCTTCCATAATCAGTTGCAAAAACTTGAAGCAACGTGTCTATCTGTTTTGTATATGGAAAGATGCTTGATCTTTCTGATGGGAAATGATTTGAGATTCTTGTTTCAGGAttattatgtgtgttttttgtctGACTGTGGACTGAAGTTGTGTCTGGTTTGTGAGCAGGTTGGTTTTCCGAATGCAGGCAAGTCTTCTCTGTTGCGTGTGATCTCGAATGCGCGTCCGGCTGTGGCGGCGTACCCCTTCACCACGCTCAAGCCTCACGTGGGCATCGTCACGTACAGAGACCACCAGCAGctggcaggtgtgtgtgtgtgtgtgtgttcagtgctCGGTCATGGTAAGAGAACTGATGAAGCACTGACTCGTCAGCCGTTAAAGCGctggttctctctctctcccgttCGATGGCAGTGGCTGATATTCCCGGGCTGATTCCCGGCGCTCATCTGAACCGCGGGCTCGGCGTGTCTTTCCTCAGGCACATCGAGCGCTGTCGGCTGCTGCTGTTCGTGTTGGACATGTCTTCCGCCGAGCCCTGGGAGCAGTTCCAGCAGCTGTGCTTCGAGCTGGACCAGTACAAACCTCAGCTGTCCCACAGACCTCGTGCCATTGTGGCCAACAAGATGGACCTGCCGGAGGCCAGGGGGAACCTGGAGGCTCTGAGGAGCCGCGTCCATCAGACGGTCATCCCTGTGTCTGCGCTGACCGGACACAACACGGCGCAGCTGATCCTGCACCTCAGAGAGATGTACGACAGCTACCCGCAGAACTCCTAGAGGAGGATGCATCTGCGCCCTACACGGCTTCCCGTAAGACCTGGACATGCAGGTTAACATCAGACTGTAGTTTGGACCACTTCCACTGAACGTGTCGAGTTACTGACCGTCGTCATGACAACATAAAGCTGAAAAGCAGGGGCTTTCTGCACTTCTCACGTGAGGATCTCAGGAAGGGAAGTCATGCGAGTGCTCAGTCATTCCTGATCTTCTGCTCACACGGTAACGGTCTATTCTTCAGCTGCaagaaatatatatagtatttaatgtatttttttatttttatttaataaaataatacaattataacaTCTTTTAAAGTATAAGTAAATCATTACACATTGTTCAATTTATATAATGGTTTGTAGTTTTCTAGTTTCAAAGCAATAAACTGAATGAAGAGTGTGTATGTTATTTTTCTCAGTGCTGGCCTTCAGGTCATGGTGCTGCTGATGTAATCTATAACACTTGACTGAGGACATGTGCTGAACTGAATGTTCAGATGGGTTTGTGGTGATAAACCTCTCCGTGTGCTGAAGCAGCACAGAGCGCCATCTGCTCAATCCTCAGTCCACGCTTGCGTTCAGAAACGTTCTGTCGGTCCGGTCACTTGCAGATTGAAGTTGAAGTAAGACACGCTGAAGGTAATTTGTATTCGCGTGTCGCTGGCCACTTGTTGGCTAAATCAGCCGGCCCTAACATAGTAATAATCATCTTCATGATCATTTCTTCTGGGCCTGAAACAGGTCGAAAGCTGTGGAATAGCCTGTGAAATGTGCAAATAGTTAAACTTCAGAGGAGGAGACCGGTTTGCTGGGGAACTGGATGCTTTTCTTCAGTTGACTTTGAATAGCAGGACATACATATGAGGATGTTAGCTTTtctttgacgttgagagcatgtGTTGTTAAGCGTTGTCAGTAATCGTTAACAATTATTGGAATTATCAATGCATTCTTGAGTTTGGTACCAAAGaagaaatactgtaaaactgCACTGGCGGCTTAATGCAGTTCTTGCAAATATAAAAGGATCATTTCATAGTCTGTTGTAAGTGCTGATGCCGCTCTGATCGCAACCCACAAAAACCAAGTCCACGACCAAACATACAGCTCATATTTGATACATGTTGATAATGTTGGCCATGAATCCCCCAGGAGGAGTACTTAAAAGTTCATCACAAGCGCTTTGCACAAGTAGCAGTAATGACCGTCAGTGTGAAAGTGCCTGTAACTCTGAACGTTTGTGGCGTGATGAGTACAGTGTACCGTATGAAAGTCACCTGTACGATTTAAGTCCGGCCACACTGTAAACTGATCACATCAAATGAATCGGTCTGCAGTTGCGATCCAGAGTAGTCTCTCTTACAACCAAAACACACTTCAGAGAGCTACAGCGTGAGTTCTAAGCAAAGCAGAGTATTCCTTCAATAGAATCAAACTTATTCATTTATCGTTGAACAAAGGCTTTGAAAGTGGTTTGGGTAATCCAAGGAACAGATAACACATTCAGATTCACCTTCATCCGCATTGGTCCTCCTTAACATCCCATAATATGCCCACCTGtcgcatgtaaatatttttaattggaaGCGTGTTATCGGACTCCTCGACTCTTCCCAGGCCTGCAGGAGTTTCTCACAGCGTTTGTAGATGAGTGTTGAAACGAGGGCAACATGTCTGAATCTTGTGCTGAGACAGAAACACATGACCCGAGAGTCTCAGATAACATGTTTCCATCGTCTCGGTCTCTCTCGGAGCCGCACACTTCTGTCCTTCTTCCCTAACCTGCTCTCAGATTAACGTGTTATAATTCCTATTATTTCTATTAGTCAAGTACAGAGTTTAAAACATGGACAAAAAATTTCcatcaaaataatgttttactaaactgtatttgtattgttgttgttaactgTGTCATAATTTCTTCATCCTCAGTTAGCATTAGCATATGCTACAATCATCTCTAAGTTTctcaaatgtattatttttgcaGATGCTAAAGTACCATTGGCTTTATGTGTCACGGCCTTAATATGTATCAGAGAGGTTTCTTCCTTTCttctgattaatttaatgtgatGATTTTACATCATAATTCATGTACAATCCTCACCTGTGAAATAACGGTCAAAGCACTGGAACATGGTTGAAATAAACGTATGATTTTTCaatgtatgatttatttattgttcttaTTTTGTTGCCAATGCACCATAACAGCATAAAATGACTAACAATAcatggttttgtttgttttattgttggtaGTTGTTTTATATCAACACAATTTATACAACCAGCCTGGTctccattgacttctatagtgtggaaaaaataccatggtccgtatacagtaatatataatGCATATCGTGTATAATATAGGCCTGTGTCAGCGGGGAGAccggttacccacattcttcagaatatcttcttttgtgtagaaagaagagagaaacaggtttggaacgattttcataatttcaaaacgggtttttctttgcaaaactcaAAGTATTTGATGTGTCCacgaaaaaaataataataatgaaactaATTTGTCTCTGCAGCGAGCACCCTTCAGACGGGTCTTGCTGCGTCATGGCCACGCCCTCATGCGTCAGTAAGCCCCGCCCTCTGGCGCTCCACCCCGACAGGCGGCGCGAACTGTCGAACTTAGAAAAGCGCGAACGGCCGGCTTTCCGAGCGACAGCGCCGTGTGTCCGTCTCTAGGAGTGTTTAATAATGGACAGAGCCATCAAACGGCCGCGAGAAGACGACTGTGTTCCCCCGGAGAGGCAGCTCATCGACGCGGAGTACAAGCGCTGGGGCGTCGCGGAGACCGGCGCGTTTCTGCGCAGAGAGGGACTGCAGCAGTGGACGCAGACTTTCACAGGTACGGTCAGAAACACTCGCTCGTGACTGTATTTACACCTGTCCAGGTCCCGCAGAGCAGCGGCTCACCTGAGATACACAGCAGCGGGCCGCAGACGGACGACACGCGGCGACGCGTCCAGGGTCAGGAGTGGTCCCTCCCCACGTGATCTGACCGTCACTGAAATAAATCCAAAGAAAcagtttgtgatttttatttttattatatgtattcatgaaagaaaaaaaacagccacTGTCAGGGAATATAATAAAACCGGCTATTTTTGTAAGATATAATCCTTCTTCGCTAGACGTCACAATtatatcaatattgaaaaagcatttaaaagtagcattaaaaagtttatatttaacTAGTAGTCTAATTTAATATCATACATCTGAATAAAATCAGCAGCTGGCTCACAGATTGCTTTGTGGCTGGTTTCACTCAGTCTGAACTAAACGATTTTAACATTATCATATAAATAACCTGAAATTAGGCTTCTGCGGATTATTAAGGTtaaatctttttgttttgttgaaagTGTTCTGTTTCTGTCGTGGAGAGGAGAGACGGGTCTACACCTGGTCACTGTCGGATCTGAATCAGTTCTGTTGAGAAACTGACACTTTAAAATGCTTTGGAGAAAGTCCAACATTATCTATAAAGACCGATGAAAAGAGGAGAAAACATAATCTTGCACTAACAGGACCACCTTTACTGTAATTTATCACGTTTTACTCTAGGCTCGTTTATTGTGGTAAATTTAGTCTAACTTGTAGAATTTCTAATATATAATCTGTTAAGGTAGTAGATTTATATTAAACTGTGGCATGTTGTAGCTATTGTTTGTAAAGGCTGTTGTTTCTCATAACAAATGCAATATagattcataaagtcattattggCCTGGTATGATTAAGAGGCTAGGCTTATTATAACAAATGCTACCGTTAAGAACTATGGTACTTTTTCATCAGAGCAAGCACACGTCTGAATCGAGGGCCAGTGGGTTTTAATGCTGGACAAACCTTCAGATATTAATGACGGCATAGATTCAGTCATTAAGAGCCTGATGAACTGTTAAGGAGTAAGAGATAAACAATATCAATATCAGAAAATGTGAAGTTCGATTGGCTTCCCGTGGCGTGTTGAATTACAACATTCTGTCAAACTATAGCTTAAGCGTATAAATGATATACAATACATTACGTATCCTGTAAACGAGTAATCGTTAACTAGCCTATTACTTTATTGCAGTTGCGCAATCAACCAGCTTTGCGTGTGTGCTGGATAACACAAAAGACCATTTTACACAAATAAACCGtttaagcaaacaaataaataaaccatttaagtGAGCCTGACCCGGGGTCCACTTCAACTGTCAGACAACAACAACTACACTGTGGAGCATTATTTGTTCTTTACTTCAAAAAGACATTGGGTTTGATTCACTGATAATGGTGTTAGTGTGTTGTTCGCGCTCCTCTCGAGAGCTGTCCTCCTGATTCATGCTGATGTGAGTGAACCCGCCGCGGGGACGAGGTCCGGCGTTTGCATGAACCACACGTTCATCGGTTGTTTTTcgtcattatatattataatgtatagCTATTATCCTCAGATGAAACGCACATGTCGCGTGCTTGGTGAGTCTGACCCATTCTCatagtttattatttaatataattatttatttattttaacaccaTTGTGTGCGTTTGACCGTACAAGATGCATCCGAGTCTGCTGTTTATTTGCAGCTTTTATATTAACAAGAATAAGAAATTCATGCTAATGGGCTGATGGTTGGCtcgctattattattattattattacctgtgattcttttttcaggattctttgatgaataaagagttttaaaaaaaacacatttatttaaaatagaaatcctttttttaacaatacactaccattcaaaagtttggggtcagtatcttttctctttttttgaaataaattaatacttttattcaacaaggatgttaaattaattaaaaagtagtagcaaagacttatattgttagaaaatatttccattttgaatAAACTGTTCATAAGtctttattcatcaataaatccagAAAAAGCATCACAGccccatttttaaaatgtgtattagtTTCCATGCATGTGAGGCTATGgtcaaaaaagcaaaacaagaaagtttatatttatgtttgtatatgatacatttttatacatttccCCAAAATTCCCATAAATTCCTGGTAAGTTTCAAACTTGGAATATTTCCAAAGTTCCCCAGACGACGTTCCGCTCTACTCGGACGCACGTGAACACTGTAGTGGACGGCACGTTCCAGGGCCCCTCTCTGACCACCACAGTGGACAAAGGTTTCTACGTTTTGATTGGATCTGGGTGGACTAAC
This sequence is a window from Onychostoma macrolepis isolate SWU-2019 chromosome 23, ASM1243209v1, whole genome shotgun sequence. Protein-coding genes within it:
- the mtg2 gene encoding mitochondrial ribosome-associated GTPase 2 isoform X1, with translation MSPSAGWHAVGEAHEAAAAVRRAADPASAQTHRAAALREEAEPLLDSVSLSAQSRCFVDHRRVKVVAGSGGNGASSFHSEPRKEWGGPDGGNGGAGADIIIRVNRQVKSLSSVSTVYRGKDGEAGSSQNCFGRNASPTYIAVPVGTLVKEEGRTLADLSQHGQLYTVAYGGAGGKGNRFFLSNENRAPLTATPGEKGQERVVQLELRTMAHAALVGFPNAGKSSLLRVISNARPAVAAYPFTTLKPHVGIVTYRDHQQLAVADIPGLIPGAHLNRGLGVSFLRHIERCRLLLFVLDMSSAEPWEQFQQLCFELDQYKPQLSHRPRAIVANKMDLPEARGNLEALRSRVHQTVIPVSALTGHNTAQLILHLREMYDSYPQNS
- the mtg2 gene encoding mitochondrial ribosome-associated GTPase 2 isoform X2, which produces MLLEKHMKLLRLYGGLLIQRAHKHTAPRLSEKKLSRCFVDHRRVKVVAGSGGNGASSFHSEPRKEWGGPDGGNGGAGADIIIRVNRQVKSLSSVSTVYRGKDGEAGSSQNCFGRNASPTYIAVPVGTLVKEEGRTLADLSQHGQLYTVAYGGAGGKGNRFFLSNENRAPLTATPGEKGQERVVQLELRTMAHAALVGFPNAGKSSLLRVISNARPAVAAYPFTTLKPHVGIVTYRDHQQLAVADIPGLIPGAHLNRGLGVSFLRHIERCRLLLFVLDMSSAEPWEQFQQLCFELDQYKPQLSHRPRAIVANKMDLPEARGNLEALRSRVHQTVIPVSALTGHNTAQLILHLREMYDSYPQNS